A window of the Arachis duranensis cultivar V14167 chromosome 5, aradu.V14167.gnm2.J7QH, whole genome shotgun sequence genome harbors these coding sequences:
- the LOC107491306 gene encoding alpha-xylosidase 1 — protein sequence MVSPNPSLFFTLLLLSVAVASSSSSQPNATNIGQGYRLISVEEAPDGGLIGLLQVNKKTKIYGPDIPLLRFYAKHETDNRLRVQITDATKPRWEVPYNLLPREQPPPLTQSIGRKSIKNPITVSEYSGSELLLSYTSNPFTFAVKRKSNGETLFDTNSLFSSLVFKDQYLEISTKLPKDASLYGLGENTQPHGIKLYPSDPYTLYTTDISAINLNADLYGSHPVYMDLRNNGDSASAHAVLLLNSNGMDVFYKGTSLTYKVIGGVFDFYFFSGPSPLNVVDQYTSFIGRPAPMPYWAFGFHQCRWGYHNLSVVEDVVENYKKAQIPLDVIWNDDDHMDGHKDFTLNPVNYPRPKLLNFLDRIHKIGMKYIVIIDPGIAVNSSYGVYQRGLANDVFIKYEGEPFLAQVWPGAVNFPDFLNPKTVSWWGDEVRRFHELVPVDGLWIDMNEASNFCSGKCKIPKGKICPSGTGPGWICCLDCKNITKTRWDDPPYKINASGTQVPIGYKTIATSAVHYNGVLEYDAHSLYGFSQSIATHKALQGLQGKRPFILSRSTYVGSGKYAAHWTGDNQGTWENLRYSISTMLNFGIFGVPMVGSDICGFYPQPTEELCNRWIEVGAFYPFSRDHANYYSPRQELYQWESVAQSARNALGIRYKLLPYLYTLSYEAHVSGAPIARPLFFSFPTYTECYGLSTQFLLGSSLMISPVLEQGKIQVKALFPPGSWYSLLDWTSTISSKNGVYVTLDAPLHVVNVHLYQNAILPMQRGGMISKEARTTPFTLIVAFPAGATQGEAKGNLYLDEDEQPEMQLGNGYSTYVDFQATVKQGAVKVWSEVQEGKFALDKGFTIEAISVLGLDGSGVISEVEIDGKPLMSVTNATVSTSQHVHLDGENNGESKIIMVGLTGLNIPVGRNFAMTWKMG from the exons ATGGTTTCTCCCAATCCTTCACttttcttcactcttcttcTGCTCTCTGTAGCAGtggcctcttcttcttcttctcagccTAATGCCACAAATATCGGCCAAGGCTACCGTCTCATTTCCGTTGAAGAGGCCCCTGACGGTGGCCTTATAGGCCTCCTTCAAGTTAACAAGAAAACCAAAATCTACGGACCTGACATTCCCCTCCTCCGTTTCTACGCCAA ACACGAGACGGATAACCGTTTGAGGGTTCAAATAACCGACGCTACCAAACCAAGATGGGAGGTTCCGTACAACCTTTTACCAAGAGAGCAACCACCGCCATTAACACAAAGCATCGGAAGGAAGTCCATCAAGAACCCCATAACCGTCTCAGAGTACTCTGGCTCCGAGCTTCTCTTAAGCTACACCTCAAACCCGTTCACCTTCGCCGTGAAACGGAAGTCGAACGGCGAAACCCTCTTCGACACAAACTCCCTTTTCAGTTCCCTCGTGTTCAAGGACCAGTACCTTGAGATTTCAACAAAACTTCCGAAAGACGCTTCTCTTTATGGATTGGGAGAAAACACGCAACCGCACGGGATTAAGCTGTACCCGAGTGACCCTTACACGCTGTACACGACTGATATTTCTGCCATTAACCTCAATGCTGATCTGTACGGGTCGCATCCGGTGTACATGGATCTGAGAAATAACGGCGATTCTGCTTCGGCGCACGCCGTTTTGCTTCTTAACAGCAATGGAATGGATGTTTTCTATAAAGGGACGTCGTTGACTTACAAGGTCATTGGTGGTGTCTTCGATTTCTACTTCTTTTCGGGACCTTCTCCATTGAATGTTGTTGATCAGTATACTTCCTTCATTGGCAGACCTGCTCCAATGCCTTACTGGGCTTTCg GGTTCCATCAATGCAGATGGGGATATCACAATCTGTCCGTGGTTGAGGATGTtgttgaaaattataaaaaggcTCAAATCCCACTTGATGTGATATGGAATGATGATGATCACATGGATGGGCACAAGGACTTCACTCTCAATCCAGTAAACTACCCTCGTCCAAAACTCTTAAACTTTTTGGACAGAATACACAAGATTGGCATGAAATACATTGTCATTATTGATCCCGGAATTGCAGTTAACTCCTCTTATGGTGTATATCAAAGGGGTTTAGCAAATGATGTTTTCATCAAGTATGAAGGTGAACCTTTCTTGGCTCAGGTTTGGCCCGGCGCTGTAAATTTTCCTGATTTTCTCAATCCAAAGACAGTTTCTTGGTGGGGTGATGAGGTTCGACGCTTCCATGAACTCGTTCCTGTAGATGGGCTATGGATTGACATGAATGAAGCTTCTAATTTCTGCTCTGGAAAGTGCAAGATTCCTAAGGGAAAGATATGCCCAAGTGGTACAGGGCCTGGATGGATATGCTGCTTGGATTGCAAGAACATCACCAAAACGCGATGGGACGATCCTCCATATAAGATAAACGCCTCAGGAACACAGGTTCCAATCGGCTACAAAACAATAGCAACAAGTGCAGTCCACTATAATGGTGTTCTGGAGTATGATGCGCACAGTCTTTATGGTTTCTCTCAGTCCATTGCAACTCACAAGGCCCTCCAAGGCCTTCAAGGCAAAAGGCCATTCATTTTGTCTCGATCAACTTATGTCGGTTCAGGAAAATACGCTGCGCATTGGACCGGTGACAATCAAGGAACTTGGGAGAATTTGAGGTACTCAATATCCACAATGCTCAATTTCGGTATATTTGGGGTGCCAATGGTGGGTTCAGATATATGTGGATTCTATCCACAACCAACTGAAGAGCTTTGCAATAGGTGGATTGAAGTTGGTGCTTTCTATCCTTTTTCAAGGGATCATGCCAACTATTACTCCCCTAGACAGGAGCTTTACCAATGGGAGTCGGTAGCGCAATCTGCAAGAAATGCTTTGGGTATAAGGTATAAGTTATTGCCATATCTCTACACCTTGAGCTATGAGGCTCATGTCAGTGGAGCCCCAATTGCCAGGCctcttttcttctcatttccGACTTACACCGAGTGTTACGGCCTTAGCACCCAGTTCTTGCTAGGAAGCAGTCTCATGATCTCTCCAGTGCTAGAACAGGGGAAAATACAAGTCAAAGCACTCTTCCCTCCTGGAAGCTGGTATAGTTTGCTTGATTGGACAAGCACTATCTCGTCGAAGAATGGAGTCTATGTCACCCTTGATGCGCCGCTGCACGTGGTAAATGTGCATTTATACCAGAATGCCATTCTTCCAATGCAGCGGGGCGGAATGATATCAAAGGAAGCCAGAACAACACCCTTCACGCTTATTGTCGCCTTCCCGGCAGGGGCAACACAAGGAGAAGCTAAAGGGAACCTTTACCTTGATGAGGACGAACAGCCGGAGATGCAACTCGGAAATGGCTACTCAACTTATGTTGATTTCCAGGCCACTGTCAAGCAAGGTGCTGTGAAAGTTTGGTCAGAGGTCCAAGAGGGCAAGTTTGCTTTAGATAAAGGTTTCACCATTGAAGCCATATCTGTGCTGGGATTAGATGGAAGCGGAGTAATATCTGAAGTTGAGATAGATGGAAAGCCATTGATGAGTGTCACAAACGCCACTGTTAGTACGTCGCAGCATGTGCACTTGGATGGTGAGAATAATGGCGAAAGTAAGATAATCATGGTAGGGTTGACAGGCTTGAACATCCCTGTAGGTAGAAACTTTGCTATGACCTGGAAAATGGGATAA
- the LOC107490929 gene encoding uncharacterized protein LOC107490929, translated as MWKQVITRFGILEVVISDNVTQFTDIKFVEFLVGLGIKQKFSSVEHPQTNGKVEAANKVILLGLKKRLDKKKGVWADELASVLWSYRTTVQSSTGETPFRLTYGVDAMMPVEVGELSPRLLLGRVEEAVEKDLVDEAREMAHLSEAALKQRVALRYNAKVLGREFEQNDLVLRRNDIGVPTHGEGKLAANWEGPYRSKRRLVRAPTSWKGSMAKKSQEHGMRVT; from the coding sequence ATGTGGAAACAAGTAATAACTCGATTCGGCATCCTTGAGGTCGTCATCTCTGACAATGTGACGCAGTTCACTGATATAAAGTTCGTAGAGTTCCTTGTTGGTTTGGGCATAAAGCAAAAATTCTCATCTGTAGAACACCCCCAAACAAATGGCAAAGTTGAGGCCGCGAATAAGGTCATCTTGCTAGGCCTCAAAAAGCGGCTTGATAAGAAAAAGGGAGTTTGGGCTGACGAACTTGCCTCCGTCCTCTGGTCCTACCGCACAACCGTACAATCGTCCACAGGGGAAACCCCATTCCGTCTGACATACGGGGTGGATGCTATGATGCCCGTGGAGGTCGGCGAGCTGAGTCCACGGTTGCTTCTGGGCAGAGTAGAGGAAGCTGTAGAGAAAGACCTAGTAGACGAGGCTAGAGAAATGGCCCATTTGTCGGAAGCAGCACTGAAGCAAAGAGTGGCCCTGCGCTACAATGCCAAAGTACTCGGAAGAGAATTCGAACAAAATGACCTGGTCTTGCGACGCAACGACATCGGGGTGCCGACTCATGGGGAAGGTAAGTTGGCGGCTAACTGGGAGGGCCCATACAGGTCAAAGAGGCGATTGGTAAGGGCGCCTACAAGTTGGAAAGGCTCGATGGCAAAGAAGTCCCAAGAACATGGAATGCGGGTAACCTGA